Proteins encoded by one window of Blautia luti:
- a CDS encoding GntR family transcriptional regulator translates to MASGKAFMYETIYNDLLEGIRNGTYPAGSRLPSEKELAGQYGVSRITSKKALELLAERGMISRMPGRGSFVLETAVKQTARYSTPQIPETNGQTQEIRQTGRTIGVILDSFDSDYVANYLRSMERECSRRGINMLLKCTYGSIEAENQAIKSCIEIGAQGLIIMCAQNETYNTTIVKLALDKFPVVLIDRKMQGLSIPCIATDNHRASRELTEMLIERGHKQLVFVTHASMGTSSIKDRYEGFVEGIMEDAGINGCVLEIPDYNPTPGNSPIGEASYDEEGFKKLLLEHKEYTGYLCIEAKLCYLLRKAMKETGVTGEIVSFDGTGDMEHEKVIAYVRQDERAMGVMAVDILEKIVRGESISEDICVPYRVIKLNDI, encoded by the coding sequence ATGGCTTCAGGCAAGGCGTTTATGTATGAGACAATCTATAATGATCTGCTGGAGGGAATCCGAAATGGAACATATCCGGCAGGCAGCAGGCTTCCGTCTGAGAAAGAACTTGCGGGACAGTACGGAGTGAGCCGGATCACCAGCAAGAAAGCACTGGAACTTCTTGCAGAAAGAGGAATGATCTCCAGAATGCCGGGACGGGGATCTTTCGTTCTGGAAACAGCAGTAAAGCAGACTGCCAGGTACAGCACACCACAGATACCGGAAACAAACGGGCAGACGCAGGAGATTCGCCAGACAGGGAGGACCATTGGCGTGATCCTGGACAGTTTTGACAGTGATTATGTCGCAAACTATCTGCGCAGCATGGAGCGGGAGTGCAGCAGAAGAGGGATCAACATGCTTCTGAAATGTACATACGGAAGCATTGAGGCAGAAAACCAGGCAATCAAAAGCTGCATAGAGATCGGGGCACAGGGACTGATCATTATGTGTGCACAGAATGAAACCTACAATACCACCATCGTTAAGCTGGCATTGGACAAATTCCCGGTAGTCCTCATCGACAGAAAGATGCAGGGGCTTTCTATTCCCTGTATTGCCACGGATAACCACAGGGCATCGAGGGAACTGACAGAGATGCTGATAGAGCGGGGACATAAGCAGCTGGTATTTGTGACCCATGCATCTATGGGAACTTCTTCTATCAAAGACCGATATGAGGGATTTGTAGAAGGAATCATGGAAGATGCCGGAATCAACGGATGCGTTCTGGAAATTCCCGATTATAATCCTACCCCCGGAAATTCCCCTATAGGGGAAGCATCCTATGATGAAGAAGGATTTAAAAAGCTGCTTCTGGAACACAAGGAATATACAGGATATCTGTGTATCGAAGCGAAACTGTGCTATCTGCTGAGAAAGGCAATGAAAGAAACCGGTGTTACCGGGGAAATCGTATCTTTCGATGGAACAGGAGATATGGAGCATGAGAAGGTTATCGCGTATGTAAGGCAGGATGAGCGGGCTATGGGCGTTATGGCTGTGGATATTCTGGAGAAAATTGTTCGTGGAGAGAGCATAAGCGAGGATATCTGCGTCCCTTACAGGGTTATAAAACTAAATGATATATAA
- a CDS encoding extracellular solute-binding protein, protein MKRKIAAVALCAVMVSSMVAPTVSVKAADKEKLIVAYKDSDSTGAKYMEQWINSTYENWADKDKVDLELQPIVANDSDYATKIQVEMQDKDTCPDIFFEDTFQLNTDVAAGYVADITDKVNAWDEWDSSFIEALKEGTKGSDGQTYAVPVSTDVRGLWYNKDVMEEAGLGRDWQPESWQDILDACAAIKEKCGDDVVPIWFACSNTEAEATSMNTFEMLLYGTGETLVDESTGVWNVSGQGIKDALEFIKTCKDEGYIGTLSEVFDASDWEYANQYMSTAKLGMYLNGSWGYADYLEDRSYPMQGYSDDTLTDALGFAEMPKQNGDGYVTMSGGWSWAIANNSDKQDEAFSFITEMMKSDNYITYLTGSGNLATKSGMDAYDEYKSKLYVDEATAMSENAFFRPHNENYSKVSSYIYEMVDTIVRNDTDIESAMSDFKNSVCSVVGEDHVE, encoded by the coding sequence ATGAAACGTAAAATCGCAGCAGTAGCACTTTGCGCAGTTATGGTAAGCTCTATGGTAGCTCCGACAGTTTCCGTAAAAGCAGCAGACAAGGAAAAACTTATTGTAGCATACAAAGACAGCGATAGCACTGGAGCCAAATACATGGAACAGTGGATCAACAGTACTTATGAAAACTGGGCAGATAAAGATAAGGTAGATCTGGAACTTCAGCCAATCGTAGCGAACGACAGCGATTATGCTACTAAAATTCAGGTAGAAATGCAGGATAAAGATACATGCCCTGACATTTTCTTTGAGGATACCTTCCAGCTGAATACAGATGTTGCAGCAGGATATGTAGCAGACATTACAGATAAAGTTAATGCCTGGGATGAATGGGACAGCAGTTTTATCGAAGCATTAAAAGAAGGTACCAAAGGCAGTGATGGACAGACATATGCAGTGCCTGTAAGTACAGATGTTCGTGGATTATGGTACAATAAAGATGTTATGGAAGAAGCTGGTCTTGGAAGAGACTGGCAGCCGGAATCCTGGCAGGATATTCTGGATGCATGCGCAGCAATCAAAGAAAAATGCGGTGATGATGTGGTTCCGATCTGGTTTGCATGCAGTAACACAGAAGCAGAAGCTACAAGCATGAATACATTTGAAATGCTTCTTTATGGAACAGGAGAAACACTGGTAGATGAGTCAACAGGTGTATGGAATGTTTCCGGACAGGGAATCAAAGATGCTCTGGAATTCATCAAAACATGCAAAGACGAAGGATATATTGGAACACTTTCCGAAGTATTTGATGCAAGTGATTGGGAATATGCAAACCAGTATATGTCTACTGCCAAACTTGGTATGTACTTAAACGGAAGCTGGGGATATGCAGATTATCTGGAAGACAGAAGCTATCCGATGCAGGGTTACTCTGATGACACTCTGACGGACGCTCTTGGATTCGCAGAAATGCCGAAACAGAACGGTGACGGATATGTAACAATGTCAGGTGGATGGAGCTGGGCAATCGCAAATAATTCTGACAAACAGGACGAAGCGTTCAGTTTTATCACAGAAATGATGAAATCTGACAACTACATTACATATCTGACAGGAAGCGGAAACCTTGCTACCAAATCAGGTATGGATGCTTACGATGAATATAAATCCAAACTGTATGTAGATGAAGCAACAGCAATGTCTGAAAATGCATTCTTCAGACCACACAATGAAAACTACTCCAAAGTTTCTTCTTACATCTATGAAATGGTAGACACAATCGTAAGGAACGATACAGATATTGAAAGTGCAATGTCTGACTTCAAGAACAGCGTTTGCTCAGTTGTAGGAGAAGACCACGTGGAATAA
- a CDS encoding carbohydrate ABC transporter permease, whose amino-acid sequence MAKGNKKYLYLLPALLVMVFFFVWPIILTVYYSFTNLTLTGSAAANQAFVGFSNYKRMFTDSAVGKSIVSTIFFVIFSVVGQTVLGFIIALLMKEKNKTFRKLVGSIVLAGWVMPEMVAALCAYTFYTDKGTLNALLGIIGINKISWLFSYPLLTVVLANIWHGTAFSMMVYQSALDNVSGDVEESAKIDGAGRLQNLFYITIPIIKDTILTNTMLITLSTLGTFGMVYSMTGTTVQTLPIFMYIRAFKNYELGYGTAISMLILLIGIIFSLFYIRLQKKQMGD is encoded by the coding sequence ATGGCAAAAGGAAATAAGAAATATTTGTATCTGCTTCCTGCACTGTTGGTAATGGTATTCTTTTTTGTATGGCCGATTATCCTTACAGTGTACTATTCATTCACCAACCTGACATTGACAGGAAGCGCTGCTGCAAATCAGGCATTCGTAGGATTCAGCAACTATAAGAGAATGTTTACAGATTCTGCGGTAGGAAAGAGTATTGTATCCACGATCTTCTTCGTTATCTTTTCTGTAGTAGGACAGACTGTTCTGGGATTTATCATTGCTCTTCTTATGAAAGAGAAGAACAAAACTTTTCGTAAATTAGTGGGTTCCATTGTACTGGCAGGATGGGTTATGCCGGAAATGGTAGCTGCACTCTGTGCTTACACTTTCTATACAGATAAGGGTACTTTAAATGCACTTCTGGGAATAATCGGAATCAACAAGATCTCTTGGCTGTTCTCTTATCCGCTTCTTACGGTTGTACTGGCCAATATCTGGCACGGAACGGCATTTTCCATGATGGTATATCAGTCAGCACTGGATAACGTTTCTGGAGATGTAGAAGAATCTGCGAAGATTGATGGAGCAGGCAGACTTCAGAACCTGTTTTACATTACAATCCCAATCATTAAGGATACTATCCTTACTAATACAATGCTGATTACATTGTCTACACTGGGAACTTTCGGTATGGTTTACTCCATGACGGGAACAACCGTACAGACACTTCCGATCTTTATGTACATCCGTGCATTTAAGAACTATGAGCTTGGATATGGTACAGCGATTTCTATGCTGATTCTTCTGATCGGTATTATTTTCAGTTTGTTCTATATCAGATTACAGAAGAAACAGATGGGAGATTAA
- a CDS encoding carbohydrate ABC transporter permease, translated as MREKREKAVAYIILVILAIVFALPLAWIIFASLDKNASLAASLPNMTLGNYRSILMKSTNLRSFANGLLIALGTSILVVVFSGLASYALSRYEMKHKKLFMLTILFMNSLPVTTIMVPVFKIFVTVGLYNKLFGIVLFMTASSMPYAIWMMKNFMDSVPVSLEEAAWIDGCSRFQGIFKVILPLMLPGVCTVGIYTFSGCWGNFFVPFILLSASEKYPASVMLYQFFSQHSVAYGELAAYSVIYTLPSIILYVITQKWMSKGFSLSGADKG; from the coding sequence ATGAGAGAAAAACGGGAAAAGGCAGTTGCATATATTATTCTTGTAATACTTGCCATTGTTTTTGCGCTGCCTCTTGCATGGATAATATTTGCATCTTTGGATAAGAATGCATCACTGGCAGCAAGCCTGCCGAATATGACACTTGGAAATTATCGTTCTATTCTGATGAAATCCACAAACCTTCGTTCTTTTGCCAACGGTCTTCTGATCGCACTGGGAACTTCTATCCTGGTAGTTGTTTTTTCCGGACTGGCATCTTATGCACTGTCCAGATATGAGATGAAACATAAAAAGCTGTTCATGCTGACCATTCTTTTTATGAACTCTCTGCCTGTAACTACTATCATGGTACCTGTATTTAAAATTTTTGTAACCGTAGGTCTTTATAACAAGCTGTTCGGTATTGTACTTTTTATGACAGCATCTTCCATGCCGTATGCGATCTGGATGATGAAGAACTTCATGGATTCTGTTCCGGTTTCACTGGAAGAAGCTGCATGGATCGACGGATGCTCCAGATTCCAGGGTATTTTCAAAGTAATCCTGCCTCTGATGCTTCCGGGTGTATGTACAGTTGGTATCTACACATTCTCCGGATGCTGGGGCAACTTCTTTGTTCCGTTCATCCTGCTGTCAGCAAGTGAGAAATATCCGGCTTCTGTAATGCTGTATCAGTTCTTCAGCCAGCATTCTGTAGCTTACGGTGAACTTGCTGCATATTCAGTTATTTATACATTACCATCCATTATCCTTTATGTGATCACTCAGAAATGGATGTCCAAAGGCTTCAGTCTGTCAGGTGCAGATAAAGGCTGA
- a CDS encoding glycoside hydrolase family 125 protein, whose protein sequence is MTSGYKTIDAMIETVKEKFGKEHKISVMFENCISNTLSTTIKTLDDGSVFVITGDIPAMWLRDSSCQLRPFLLFAKEEPEILKMVTGLIRKQAECILTDAYANAFNESANGNGFQDDRTEMKPELWERKYEIDSLCYPLQLSYLLWKNTGSTEHFTQTWLKAARRVIEVFKTEQNHEENSPYYFERSNCIYTDTLSREGKGALVKKNIGLTWSGFRPSDDACIYGYLIPSNMLASVVMDNLREIAQEVYKDQELAKEARDLSKEIREAVEKYAIVAGEVKDFYAYEVDGFGQYNVMDDANLPSLLSMPYIGYCDKENERYQNTREMVLSERNPYYFPGKVLTGIGSPHTDTRYVWSMSLCMQGITSDDKEEKEAIFKMLENSDGGTNLMHESIFADDDTKYTRPWFSWANSVFCEFVMDYLGYSVKLH, encoded by the coding sequence ATGACAAGCGGATATAAAACAATAGATGCAATGATCGAGACAGTGAAAGAGAAATTCGGAAAAGAACACAAGATTTCCGTAATGTTCGAAAACTGTATTTCCAATACACTGTCCACTACAATTAAGACACTTGACGATGGTTCTGTATTCGTGATCACAGGAGATATTCCGGCTATGTGGCTGAGAGATTCCAGCTGCCAGCTCCGTCCGTTCCTTCTTTTTGCAAAGGAGGAACCGGAAATCCTGAAAATGGTCACAGGACTGATCCGGAAACAGGCAGAGTGTATTCTTACAGATGCCTATGCCAACGCTTTTAATGAAAGTGCCAACGGCAATGGTTTCCAGGATGACCGTACAGAAATGAAACCGGAACTCTGGGAGAGAAAGTATGAGATCGACTCTCTCTGCTATCCACTGCAGCTTTCCTATCTTCTGTGGAAGAATACAGGAAGTACAGAACATTTCACACAAACCTGGCTGAAAGCTGCCAGACGCGTGATCGAAGTATTTAAGACAGAACAGAATCATGAAGAAAATTCTCCATATTATTTCGAACGCAGCAACTGCATTTACACAGACACTCTTTCCAGAGAAGGAAAGGGCGCTCTGGTAAAGAAAAACATCGGCCTTACCTGGTCTGGATTCCGCCCAAGTGATGATGCCTGCATCTACGGCTATTTGATCCCTTCCAATATGCTGGCATCTGTAGTGATGGATAATCTCAGAGAGATTGCCCAGGAGGTATATAAAGATCAGGAACTTGCAAAAGAAGCAAGAGATCTTTCCAAAGAGATCCGCGAGGCAGTGGAAAAATATGCCATTGTAGCCGGAGAAGTGAAAGACTTCTATGCATATGAGGTAGACGGATTCGGACAGTACAATGTAATGGACGATGCCAACCTGCCAAGCCTTCTGTCCATGCCGTACATCGGATACTGTGACAAAGAGAACGAACGTTATCAGAACACAAGGGAAATGGTATTAAGTGAAAGAAATCCATATTATTTCCCGGGCAAGGTACTTACAGGAATCGGAAGCCCGCATACAGATACCCGTTATGTATGGAGTATGTCTTTATGTATGCAGGGAATCACTTCTGATGATAAAGAAGAAAAAGAAGCAATCTTTAAAATGCTGGAGAACAGCGACGGCGGTACCAATCTCATGCATGAATCCATTTTCGCAGATGATGATACCAAATATACAAGACCATGGTTTTCATGGGCCAATTCTGTATTCTGCGAATTTGTAATGGATTATCTGGGATACTCCGTGAAATTACATTAA
- a CDS encoding alpha-mannosidase produces the protein MFLMKERVFKLIDSIKDMIYSQKYPVNEYLMIHSEKESIDIPEISDDMWKKIESRDIWGGNGEYFYFKTTLTMPQECAGKKVTYELRTGREGEWDAVNPQFMVYINGERRMGMDVNHREVVLTENAVPGETFEILLSAYTGDNNFSLHLDSEFKVLEPSVEKYYYDLLVPYEVARLLREDSRDRRVILQSLNDSLNLVDLRQIYSPEFFESVEKADEYLQTEFYEKYCGNSDSTVYCVGHTHIDVAWLWTLRTTQDKAVRSFSTVIELMKQYPEYKFMSSQPQLYLYVKENAPDLYEEIKKRVAEGRWETEGGMYVEADCNLSSGEALVRQFLYGMRFFEKEFGVRNKILWLPDVFGYSAALPQIMDKCGIKYFMTTKISWNEVNKMPYDTFMWEGIDGTEILTHFIPTRDYGVAAKEGSTETEHFTTYNGILNASQVMGGWQRYSQKDLNDEVLMSYGHGDGGGGVTKEMLEMQRRLAKGIPGSPKTVPSTSLEFFQTLEKNVQGRKELPKWVGELYLEYHRGTYTSMARNKKWNRQAEFACENTELFNVMASLETGTSYPGNRLYEVWKVLMRNQFHDILPGSSIKQVYEDSKEEYRHIFQETKEMSGAALKAMTDAVDTARGTLVVYNPTSEQAPAPVYLPKNSQWGALERDGRVIQVQHTEEGDLAILDDIPPKGYCTYAGVVDAPKTESTMTVTEHGAETKYFIVELNEKGQFSRIYDKIQKREILPEGKCANVIMSYEDRPHNFDAWDINNYYTEKSWPVDDVQSITVTENGPVRGCIRVERKYLDSTIVQYLYFYPELYRIDIRNEIDWKEKQILLRDYIPVDIHAAEATYEIQYGNVTRPTHYNTSWDFARFEVCAHKWIDISENGYGISVLNNCKYGCDIHNGEIGLTMLKSAVYPNPDADKEHHSFTWSIAPHEGGWREGNTVAKAYVLNNPYQTAVKENEGGNLPASYSFVQADKENVVIEAVKKAEDSDAVIVRLYECYNRRGQTTLTFPRPVKRAVICNMLEEEIGEVLNVNGSQVELELKPYEIETVKVEF, from the coding sequence ATGTTTTTAATGAAGGAACGCGTATTTAAACTGATCGATTCCATCAAAGATATGATTTACAGCCAGAAATATCCGGTGAATGAATATCTGATGATCCATTCCGAAAAAGAATCCATTGATATTCCGGAGATTTCCGATGATATGTGGAAAAAGATCGAGTCCAGAGATATCTGGGGTGGAAACGGGGAATATTTTTATTTCAAAACAACTCTGACTATGCCACAGGAATGTGCAGGCAAAAAAGTGACTTATGAGCTGCGCACAGGACGTGAGGGCGAATGGGATGCAGTAAATCCTCAGTTTATGGTGTACATAAACGGGGAGAGAAGAATGGGAATGGATGTGAACCATCGTGAGGTGGTACTGACAGAAAATGCAGTACCGGGTGAGACATTTGAGATTCTTTTGTCCGCATACACAGGTGATAATAACTTCTCCCTTCATCTGGATTCTGAGTTTAAGGTTCTGGAGCCTTCTGTGGAGAAATATTATTATGACCTTCTGGTTCCTTATGAAGTTGCCAGACTTCTCCGGGAAGACAGCCGTGACCGCAGAGTAATCCTTCAGAGTCTGAATGATTCTCTGAATCTGGTAGATTTAAGACAGATTTATTCTCCTGAATTTTTCGAAAGCGTAGAAAAGGCAGATGAATATCTGCAGACAGAATTTTATGAGAAATACTGCGGAAACAGCGACAGTACGGTTTACTGTGTGGGCCATACCCACATTGATGTGGCATGGCTGTGGACACTGCGCACCACTCAGGATAAGGCGGTACGAAGCTTTTCCACAGTGATCGAGCTGATGAAACAGTATCCGGAATACAAGTTTATGTCCAGTCAGCCTCAGCTGTATCTGTATGTAAAAGAGAATGCGCCGGATCTTTATGAAGAGATCAAAAAGAGAGTAGCAGAAGGACGCTGGGAAACAGAGGGCGGAATGTACGTAGAGGCTGACTGTAACTTAAGCTCTGGGGAAGCACTGGTAAGACAGTTCCTTTATGGAATGCGTTTTTTCGAGAAAGAATTCGGGGTAAGAAACAAGATCCTCTGGCTGCCTGATGTATTCGGATATTCTGCTGCACTGCCACAGATTATGGATAAGTGCGGAATCAAATATTTCATGACTACGAAGATCAGCTGGAACGAAGTGAACAAAATGCCGTACGATACTTTCATGTGGGAAGGTATTGACGGAACAGAGATCCTGACACACTTTATTCCAACCAGAGATTACGGTGTAGCTGCGAAGGAAGGCAGTACAGAAACAGAACATTTCACTACGTACAATGGAATCTTGAATGCATCCCAGGTTATGGGTGGATGGCAACGTTACAGCCAGAAAGACTTAAACGACGAAGTGCTGATGTCCTACGGACATGGAGACGGAGGTGGCGGGGTCACCAAGGAAATGCTGGAAATGCAGCGCAGACTTGCCAAAGGAATCCCGGGCAGCCCGAAAACCGTACCGTCCACTTCCCTGGAATTCTTCCAGACTCTGGAGAAAAATGTACAGGGACGCAAAGAACTTCCAAAGTGGGTGGGAGAACTTTATCTGGAATACCACAGAGGAACCTACACCTCTATGGCAAGAAATAAGAAATGGAACCGTCAGGCAGAATTTGCATGCGAGAATACAGAGCTGTTCAATGTAATGGCAAGTCTGGAAACAGGAACTTCCTATCCGGGAAACAGACTATATGAAGTATGGAAAGTTCTCATGAGAAACCAGTTCCATGATATCCTGCCAGGAAGCAGTATCAAACAGGTTTACGAGGATTCCAAAGAAGAATACAGACATATTTTCCAGGAAACAAAAGAGATGTCCGGTGCTGCTTTAAAGGCAATGACAGATGCTGTAGATACAGCCAGAGGAACACTGGTAGTTTACAACCCTACAAGTGAACAGGCTCCTGCACCGGTTTATCTGCCGAAAAACAGTCAATGGGGGGCATTGGAACGTGACGGCAGAGTGATCCAGGTTCAGCATACAGAAGAGGGAGACCTGGCAATTCTGGATGATATCCCGCCCAAGGGTTACTGCACTTATGCAGGTGTAGTAGATGCACCGAAGACAGAAAGCACTATGACGGTTACGGAGCATGGTGCAGAGACGAAATACTTTATTGTAGAATTAAATGAAAAAGGACAGTTCAGCCGTATCTATGACAAGATCCAGAAGAGAGAGATCCTTCCTGAGGGCAAATGCGCCAACGTGATCATGAGCTATGAAGACCGTCCGCATAACTTCGATGCATGGGATATCAACAATTATTATACAGAGAAATCCTGGCCTGTAGATGATGTACAGAGCATCACAGTAACAGAGAACGGGCCTGTACGCGGCTGTATCCGTGTAGAACGTAAATATCTGGATTCCACCATTGTACAGTATCTGTATTTCTATCCGGAACTGTACAGGATCGATATCCGCAATGAGATCGACTGGAAAGAAAAACAGATTCTTCTGCGTGATTATATCCCGGTTGATATCCATGCTGCAGAAGCAACTTATGAGATCCAGTACGGCAATGTAACACGTCCGACCCATTACAATACATCCTGGGATTTCGCAAGATTCGAGGTATGTGCACATAAATGGATCGATATCAGTGAGAACGGCTACGGTATCAGTGTACTCAACAACTGTAAATATGGATGCGATATCCACAACGGAGAGATCGGACTTACCATGCTGAAATCCGCAGTATATCCGAACCCTGATGCAGATAAAGAGCACCACAGCTTCACCTGGTCCATTGCACCTCACGAAGGTGGATGGAGAGAAGGGAATACAGTTGCCAAGGCATATGTACTGAATAATCCATATCAGACAGCAGTGAAAGAAAACGAAGGCGGAAACCTTCCTGCAAGCTATTCCTTCGTTCAGGCAGATAAAGAGAATGTTGTGATCGAGGCTGTTAAGAAAGCAGAAGACAGCGATGCAGTGATCGTTCGTCTGTATGAATGCTACAACAGACGCGGTCAGACTACACTGACCTTCCCACGTCCTGTAAAACGTGCAGTGATCTGCAATATGCTGGAAGAAGAGATAGGAGAAGTTCTGAACGTAAATGGCAGTCAGGTAGAGCTTGAACTGAAACCATATGAAATTGAAACTGTCAAAGTAGAATTCTGA
- a CDS encoding DUF1292 domain-containing protein produces the protein MSDPFTNGGCDPSDCASCGGGCGSNGGGCKVDDQHRTITLTMEDDTEVECAILTIFPVGIKEYIALLPLDENGQNQNGEVYLYTFERTESGDPVLANIESDEEYNQAAIAFDTVLQNAKDSVQNID, from the coding sequence ATGAGTGATCCATTTACAAACGGCGGCTGCGACCCGAGCGACTGTGCTTCCTGCGGCGGCGGATGCGGAAGCAATGGGGGAGGATGCAAGGTAGATGACCAGCACCGTACCATCACACTGACCATGGAGGATGATACAGAAGTTGAATGCGCCATCCTTACTATTTTCCCGGTAGGAATCAAGGAATATATCGCCCTTCTTCCTCTGGACGAGAACGGCCAGAATCAGAATGGAGAAGTTTATCTCTATACTTTCGAACGTACAGAATCCGGAGATCCGGTTCTTGCCAATATCGAAAGTGACGAAGAATACAACCAGGCAGCTATCGCATTTGATACGGTACTGCAGAATGCGAAGGATTCCGTGCAGAACATCGACTGA
- a CDS encoding exodeoxyribonuclease III, whose amino-acid sequence MKLISWNVNGIRACIGKGFEESFHALDADIFCLQETKCQGGQVNLALPGYHQYWNYANRRGYSGTAVFTKEEPMSVTYGLGIEEHDKEGRVITLEYDKFYLVTVYTPNSQSELRRLEYRMQWEADFLAYLLKLQENKPVICCGDFNVAHQEIDLKNPKTNRKNAGFTDEERTCFTRMLESGFIDTFRYFYPNQEGIYSWWSYRFKAREKNAGWRIDYFITSPQLKDRLKDAAIHTDIMGSDHCPVELQIDL is encoded by the coding sequence ATGAAGTTAATCTCATGGAATGTAAATGGAATTCGTGCCTGCATCGGCAAGGGCTTTGAAGAAAGTTTCCACGCGCTGGATGCAGATATTTTCTGTCTGCAGGAGACCAAGTGCCAGGGGGGACAGGTGAATCTGGCTCTTCCGGGCTATCACCAGTACTGGAATTATGCCAACAGAAGAGGCTATTCCGGAACAGCAGTATTTACGAAAGAAGAACCGATGTCTGTAACATACGGACTTGGAATAGAAGAACATGACAAAGAAGGCAGGGTCATTACCCTGGAATATGATAAATTTTATCTGGTTACCGTGTATACACCCAATTCCCAGAGTGAGCTGCGCAGGCTGGAATACCGGATGCAGTGGGAGGCAGATTTTCTGGCATATCTTCTGAAACTCCAGGAAAACAAACCTGTGATCTGCTGCGGAGATTTCAATGTGGCACATCAGGAGATCGACCTGAAGAATCCCAAGACCAACCGTAAGAATGCAGGATTTACCGATGAAGAAAGGACCTGCTTTACCAGAATGCTAGAGAGCGGATTTATCGACACATTCCGGTACTTTTATCCGAATCAGGAAGGAATTTACTCCTGGTGGTCCTACCGCTTTAAGGCAAGGGAGAAGAATGCAGGATGGAGGATTGACTATTTTATCACCTCTCCCCAGCTGAAAGACAGACTGAAGGATGCAGCTATCCACACGGACATTATGGGATCAGACCATTGTCCTGTAGAACTGCAGATTGACTTATAA